A single Bifidobacterium asteroides DNA region contains:
- a CDS encoding ABC transporter substrate-binding protein produces the protein MGKIKAVLAAALSVTLLASIGACGTTDEADNNSASGKATTSSHPAAFDVSGIKKDPAIAAKVPESVSKDGKLTVGMETSYAPGEFMNEDGKTPIGYDVDLSNAIARVMGLKGEMVSASFDTIIPAIGSKYDAGISSFTITKERMQSVDFVTTFKAGTAFAVKKGNPNKINPDDICGVKVGVQTGTIEEQQATDKISAECKAKGKKPVDVQSYKQQTDAATAVVNGKIDVFYADSQVTGYAIKQTDGQLEKLGKDTDIVLQGAALKKGSGMAEATQAALQKLIDDGTYAKILKNWGVQSGAVEKAEINPAVSD, from the coding sequence ATGGGCAAGATCAAGGCGGTGCTGGCGGCGGCTCTGAGTGTCACCCTGCTGGCCTCCATCGGGGCCTGCGGAACCACCGACGAGGCGGACAACAACAGTGCGTCGGGTAAGGCCACAACAAGTTCCCATCCGGCGGCTTTTGACGTCAGTGGCATCAAAAAGGATCCGGCCATAGCGGCCAAGGTGCCCGAGTCGGTTTCCAAGGACGGCAAGCTGACTGTGGGCATGGAGACCTCGTATGCTCCGGGTGAATTCATGAATGAGGACGGAAAGACACCGATCGGCTATGACGTCGACCTGTCCAACGCCATTGCCAGGGTGATGGGGCTCAAGGGGGAGATGGTCAGCGCTTCCTTCGATACCATCATCCCGGCCATCGGCAGCAAATACGACGCGGGCATCTCCAGCTTCACCATCACCAAGGAGCGGATGCAGTCGGTTGACTTCGTCACCACCTTCAAGGCAGGCACGGCCTTTGCAGTCAAAAAAGGCAACCCCAACAAGATCAATCCTGACGACATCTGCGGCGTCAAGGTCGGCGTGCAGACGGGCACCATCGAAGAGCAGCAGGCGACCGACAAGATTTCGGCCGAGTGCAAGGCCAAGGGCAAGAAGCCGGTGGATGTGCAGTCCTACAAGCAGCAGACCGATGCCGCCACAGCGGTGGTCAACGGCAAGATCGACGTCTTCTACGCCGACTCCCAGGTGACCGGATATGCCATCAAGCAGACCGACGGCCAGCTGGAGAAGCTGGGCAAGGATACCGACATCGTCCTGCAAGGCGCCGCTCTGAAGAAGGGCAGCGGCATGGCTGAGGCCACCCAGGCGGCGCTCCAGAAGCTGATCGACGACGGCACCTATGCCAAGATCCTCAAGAACTGGGGTGTCCAGAGCGGGGCAGTCGAAAAGGCGGAGATCAACCCTGCGGTCTCTGACTGA
- the glmS gene encoding glutamine--fructose-6-phosphate transaminase (isomerizing) gives MCGIVGYAGSVRTACGRPLEVCLKGLERLEYRGYDSAGVALAAPGMTQVAVRKKAGRLGNLVADLKTKPMPEATVGIGHTRWATNGEPTDVNAHPHTSRDGKVALIHNGIIENASRLRLDLETEGYTFVSSTDTEVAAKLLGKIAQEIVDATGQPDIFEAIRRLARMLKGAFTILAVDSRQPDLVVGVRHDSPLVVGLGDGENYLGSDVAAFVAYTRQAMELGQDQAVCISADQVKVTDFQGHPVEHPRRYTVDWDASAAEKGGWDSFMDKEIHEDPAAVSNTLLGRYDESGDLDLDEVHIDEEVFRQIDKIIVVACGTASYAGLVAKYAIEHWVRIPVEVELAHEFRYRDPILTPRTLVVAISQSGETMDTLMALRHAREQGSRVLAICNTQGSTIPRESDAVLYTHAGPEVAVASTKAFLAQIVAAYLLGLYLAQVKGTMYRDEIHQTIDSLKAMPAKIQQVLDGQAEVISQTAQRMSKARSFLFLGRHVGYPVALEGALKLKEIAYIFTEGFAAGELKHGPIALVEPGEPVVVIVPSARGRNVLHDKVISAIEEVKARGAFTIVVAEEGDPDADRYADVVFWRPPCPTLLSPLVDVVPLQLFALDMARLKGLDVDKPRNLAKSVTVE, from the coding sequence ATGTGCGGAATCGTCGGTTATGCGGGATCAGTACGGACGGCCTGCGGCAGGCCTTTGGAGGTCTGCCTCAAGGGTCTGGAGCGTTTGGAGTACCGAGGGTATGACTCGGCCGGAGTGGCCCTGGCTGCCCCGGGAATGACGCAGGTGGCCGTACGCAAGAAGGCGGGACGCCTGGGCAATCTGGTTGCCGATCTGAAGACCAAGCCCATGCCCGAAGCCACCGTGGGCATCGGGCACACCCGCTGGGCCACCAATGGCGAACCCACTGATGTCAACGCTCATCCCCACACCAGCCGCGACGGCAAGGTCGCGCTGATCCACAACGGGATCATCGAGAACGCCTCAAGGCTGCGGCTGGACCTGGAGACCGAGGGATACACCTTCGTGTCCTCCACGGACACCGAAGTGGCGGCCAAGCTTCTGGGCAAGATTGCCCAGGAGATCGTCGATGCCACCGGCCAGCCCGACATCTTCGAGGCCATCAGGCGGTTGGCCCGCATGCTCAAAGGAGCTTTCACCATCCTGGCTGTGGACTCACGTCAGCCTGATCTGGTGGTGGGCGTCCGACACGATTCGCCGCTGGTGGTCGGTCTGGGAGACGGGGAGAACTACCTGGGCTCCGATGTGGCTGCCTTCGTAGCCTATACCCGCCAGGCCATGGAACTGGGGCAGGACCAGGCCGTCTGCATCAGCGCGGACCAGGTCAAGGTTACGGACTTCCAAGGGCACCCGGTAGAGCATCCCCGCCGTTATACCGTCGACTGGGATGCCTCGGCCGCCGAAAAGGGCGGATGGGACTCCTTCATGGACAAGGAGATCCACGAGGACCCGGCTGCCGTCTCCAACACCCTGTTGGGCCGATACGACGAGTCGGGCGACCTGGATCTGGACGAGGTTCATATCGATGAGGAGGTCTTCCGCCAGATCGACAAGATCATCGTTGTGGCCTGCGGAACGGCCTCCTACGCAGGGCTGGTGGCCAAGTACGCCATCGAGCACTGGGTCCGCATCCCGGTGGAGGTCGAGCTGGCCCATGAGTTCCGCTACCGTGATCCCATTCTGACCCCGCGCACCCTGGTCGTGGCCATATCCCAGTCAGGAGAGACCATGGATACGCTGATGGCGCTTCGCCACGCACGCGAGCAGGGTTCACGGGTTCTGGCCATCTGCAACACCCAGGGGTCCACCATCCCCAGGGAGTCCGACGCCGTGCTCTACACCCACGCCGGCCCCGAAGTGGCTGTGGCCTCCACCAAGGCCTTCCTGGCCCAGATCGTGGCGGCCTACCTGCTGGGGCTGTACCTGGCCCAGGTCAAGGGGACCATGTATCGAGACGAGATCCACCAGACCATCGACAGCCTCAAGGCCATGCCGGCCAAGATCCAGCAGGTGCTGGACGGACAGGCCGAGGTCATCAGCCAGACGGCTCAGCGCATGTCCAAGGCCCGCTCTTTCCTCTTCCTGGGTCGGCATGTGGGCTATCCGGTGGCCCTGGAGGGGGCGCTCAAGCTCAAGGAGATCGCTTACATCTTCACCGAGGGGTTTGCCGCTGGCGAGCTCAAGCACGGGCCTATCGCCCTGGTGGAGCCGGGGGAGCCTGTGGTGGTCATCGTACCCAGCGCACGGGGCCGCAATGTGCTGCACGATAAGGTCATCTCGGCCATCGAGGAGGTCAAGGCCCGTGGCGCCTTCACCATTGTCGTGGCCGAGGAGGGCGACCCGGACGCCGACCGCTATGCTGACGTGGTCTTTTGGAGGCCGCCCTGCCCAACCCTGCTAAGCCCTCTGGTGGACGTGGTCCCCCTGCAGCTGTTCGCCTTGGACATGGCCCGGCTCAAGGGTCTGGATGTGGACAAGCCCCGCAATCTGGCCAAGTCGGTCACGGTGGAATAG
- the dapD gene encoding 2,3,4,5-tetrahydropyridine-2,6-dicarboxylate N-succinyltransferase yields the protein MSTARTAWGWGLASQDEQGRTLDVWYPKAEISTPPTPASRPNHGFGDQVNSQPDARGIRKIPVFTVADLDGPIANAADAYLRLHLLSMRLAPPNSMNLDGIFEQLNTVVWTNYGPFAVEDFALRRSAVMAAASRSMPGIPVTQVTVLSVDKFPRMVDYVVPEGVRIGNADRIRLGAHLAPGTTVMHEGFVNFNAGTLGHSMVEGRISQGVVVGDGSDIGGGASIMGTLSGGGRHRVSIGQHSLLGANAGIGISLGDDCVVEAGLYVTAGTKIGLGDQEVKGAELSGRDHLLFIRDSRTGQVRALPRKKGIELNERLHAN from the coding sequence ATGAGCACAGCACGCACCGCATGGGGTTGGGGCCTGGCCAGCCAGGACGAGCAGGGCCGGACCCTGGACGTCTGGTACCCCAAGGCCGAGATCTCGACGCCGCCGACCCCGGCAAGCCGTCCCAACCACGGCTTTGGCGACCAAGTCAACAGCCAGCCGGACGCCCGCGGCATCCGAAAGATTCCGGTCTTCACTGTGGCCGATCTGGATGGCCCGATAGCCAATGCAGCCGATGCCTATCTGCGGCTTCATCTGCTCAGCATGCGCCTGGCTCCTCCCAACAGCATGAACCTGGATGGGATCTTCGAACAGCTCAACACGGTGGTCTGGACCAACTACGGACCCTTTGCCGTTGAGGACTTCGCCCTGCGCAGGTCAGCGGTCATGGCTGCAGCCAGCCGGTCCATGCCGGGCATCCCGGTGACGCAGGTAACTGTGCTGAGCGTTGACAAGTTCCCCCGCATGGTAGATTACGTGGTTCCCGAGGGAGTCCGCATCGGCAACGCCGACCGGATTCGGCTCGGCGCTCATCTGGCGCCAGGAACGACGGTCATGCATGAGGGCTTCGTCAACTTCAACGCTGGAACTCTGGGCCACTCCATGGTCGAAGGACGGATCTCCCAAGGAGTCGTTGTCGGCGACGGTTCGGACATCGGCGGCGGAGCCTCCATCATGGGCACCCTGTCCGGCGGAGGCCGCCATCGGGTCTCCATCGGTCAGCACTCCTTGCTGGGAGCCAACGCCGGCATCGGCATCTCCCTGGGCGACGACTGCGTGGTTGAAGCCGGGCTCTACGTCACCGCTGGCACCAAGATCGGCCTGGGCGACCAGGAGGTCAAGGGGGCGGAACTCAGCGGACGGGATCATCTGCTCTTCATCCGCGACTCCCGCACGGGCCAGGTCAGAGCCCTGCCTCGCAAGAAGGGGATCGAGCTGAACGAGCGGCTGCACGCCAACTGA
- the smpB gene encoding SsrA-binding protein SmpB, which translates to MAKETGTSMIAQNRRARHDYQIEDRYEAGIALTGTEVKSLREGRASLAESFVSIDRRHEVWLENANIPEYLNGTWNNHAPKRKRKLLLHARQIIRLERQIQAKGYTIVPLSLYFKDGRVKVEIAVARGKREYDKRQSLREEQDRREAQRAMRYRNRRG; encoded by the coding sequence ATGGCTAAGGAGACCGGCACGTCGATGATTGCCCAGAATCGCAGGGCCCGGCATGACTACCAGATCGAGGATCGGTATGAGGCAGGCATCGCCCTGACCGGGACTGAGGTCAAGTCCTTGCGCGAAGGGCGGGCCTCCCTGGCCGAGTCGTTTGTCAGCATCGACCGTCGCCACGAGGTCTGGCTGGAGAACGCGAATATCCCTGAATATCTCAACGGCACCTGGAACAACCATGCCCCCAAGCGCAAGCGCAAGCTGCTTCTGCATGCCAGGCAGATCATTCGCCTGGAGCGGCAGATTCAGGCCAAGGGCTACACCATTGTCCCCCTGAGCCTGTATTTCAAGGATGGCAGAGTCAAGGTGGAGATCGCCGTGGCAAGAGGCAAGCGCGAGTATGACAAGCGTCAGTCCCTGCGGGAGGAGCAGGACCGCCGCGAGGCCCAAAGGGCCATGCGCTACCGGAACCGTCGGGGCTGA
- a CDS encoding CHAP domain-containing protein, translated as MNRTKHLEAICGLVGSLAMMLGGGILGLTVAPAPARADWSSYQQKVQSHEALKSKLAGVNSELANQILSLSDLTANQIPAAQQSAVEAQQQAEQADSLVQATNDRLQAARKDRADLEAKIRQTGIDYDDAKAGVAQMARKSFHGSEASQVMDVVTKSSSTKDFVDKMQSDAAVTRSEANTANDAANTLNSSMNRKQRLEAIEEQISTLKAKADQQQAAAQQAAAAAQAKQDSLQALRDQGTAARKQLEGQKAALTTQSAREAADIVATESMIDSLNTGNAGGGADPHAGGAQQIGGGGSAPSPAPQPAPPSNGGGGGASGMNYGVPGSCPEGSGFCYGHPTGNSVGGSAYPARQCTLWAYIRRSQLSLPVGSYMGNGADWANTARSLGYLVNNTPHVGAAMVFARGQRVGYWNADWTYGHVAVVERVNGDGSVLISEGGTGFASFPAYETVYGAGNYQYIHY; from the coding sequence ATGAATCGTACGAAGCACTTGGAAGCCATCTGCGGCCTGGTGGGGTCGTTGGCCATGATGCTGGGCGGTGGGATCCTGGGGTTGACAGTGGCCCCCGCACCGGCCCGGGCTGATTGGAGTAGCTATCAGCAGAAGGTACAGAGCCATGAGGCTCTGAAGAGCAAGCTGGCGGGTGTCAACAGCGAGCTGGCCAACCAGATTCTCAGTCTCAGCGATCTGACTGCCAACCAGATCCCGGCGGCCCAGCAGAGCGCTGTCGAAGCTCAGCAGCAGGCCGAGCAGGCCGACAGTTTGGTTCAGGCCACCAATGACCGACTGCAGGCGGCCCGCAAGGATCGTGCCGACCTGGAGGCCAAGATCCGTCAGACCGGCATCGACTATGACGATGCCAAGGCCGGTGTGGCGCAGATGGCGAGAAAGAGCTTCCACGGCTCTGAGGCCTCACAGGTCATGGACGTGGTGACCAAGTCCTCCAGCACCAAGGACTTTGTGGACAAGATGCAGTCCGATGCAGCCGTGACCCGATCCGAGGCCAACACGGCCAATGATGCCGCCAACACCCTCAATTCGTCCATGAATCGCAAGCAGCGCCTCGAGGCCATCGAGGAGCAGATCAGCACCTTGAAGGCCAAGGCCGACCAGCAGCAGGCAGCGGCCCAGCAGGCAGCAGCCGCGGCGCAAGCCAAGCAGGACAGTCTGCAGGCCTTGCGCGACCAGGGAACTGCAGCACGCAAGCAGCTGGAGGGGCAGAAGGCCGCCCTGACCACGCAATCGGCCCGTGAGGCCGCTGATATCGTGGCCACCGAGTCTATGATCGATTCCCTCAACACAGGCAATGCCGGCGGTGGGGCCGATCCTCATGCCGGCGGCGCCCAGCAGATCGGCGGTGGGGGCTCCGCACCATCGCCGGCTCCGCAGCCGGCTCCGCCGAGCAACGGGGGCGGTGGAGGTGCCTCCGGCATGAATTACGGGGTGCCTGGCAGCTGCCCTGAAGGTTCTGGTTTCTGCTACGGCCATCCTACCGGCAACTCGGTGGGCGGCAGCGCTTATCCTGCCCGTCAGTGCACGCTCTGGGCCTACATCCGCCGCTCGCAGCTCTCCCTGCCTGTGGGATCCTATATGGGCAATGGGGCTGACTGGGCCAATACTGCACGCAGTCTGGGCTACTTGGTCAACAACACCCCGCACGTCGGAGCCGCCATGGTCTTCGCCCGTGGTCAGCGGGTCGGTTATTGGAACGCCGACTGGACCTACGGCCATGTGGCTGTGGTCGAGCGGGTCAATGGGGACGGGTCTGTGCTCATCTCCGAGGGAGGCACTGGATTTGCCTCATTCCCCGCCTATGAGACGGTTTACGGGGCCGGCAACTACCAGTACATTCATTACTGA
- the prfB gene encoding peptide chain release factor 2 codes for MAEMDFAQALDQAKAKYEMISKALDPEGLRSRIADLERQASAPGLWDDQENAQKVTSRLSALQSQLKHLESASSRLEDVQALEELGQEEHDQDTLVEARKEIDSLRSDLADMEIQTLLDGEYDERAAVVTIRSGAGGVDAADWAQMLLRMYMRWAERHGFSTKVMDTSYAEEAGIKSATFQVDAPYAYGRLSVEGGTHRLVRISPFDNQGRRQTSFAAVEVIPRVEPTDHIDIPDSDIRVDTYCSSGPGGQGVNTTYSAVRITHLPTNIVVTMQDERSQIQNRAAAMAVLQSRLLVLRHEEEAKKKKELAGDIKASWGDQMRSYVLHPYQMVKDLRTGYETSDTQGVFDGNIDAFIEAGIRWRHQQRVQAREEEASK; via the coding sequence ATGGCAGAGATGGATTTTGCCCAAGCATTGGATCAGGCCAAGGCCAAGTACGAGATGATTTCCAAGGCGCTGGACCCGGAGGGTTTGCGCTCGCGGATTGCTGATCTGGAGCGTCAGGCCAGCGCGCCCGGACTCTGGGACGACCAGGAGAACGCCCAGAAGGTGACCAGCAGGCTCTCGGCCCTGCAATCCCAGCTCAAGCATCTGGAGTCCGCATCCTCCCGGCTGGAGGATGTCCAGGCTCTGGAGGAGCTGGGTCAGGAGGAGCATGATCAGGACACCTTGGTGGAGGCCCGCAAGGAGATCGACTCGTTGAGGTCCGACCTGGCCGATATGGAGATTCAGACCCTGCTGGACGGGGAGTATGACGAGCGTGCTGCCGTGGTCACCATTCGTTCTGGCGCCGGCGGGGTGGACGCGGCCGACTGGGCCCAGATGCTCCTGCGCATGTATATGAGGTGGGCTGAGCGGCACGGCTTCTCCACCAAGGTCATGGATACCTCCTATGCAGAGGAGGCCGGCATCAAGTCAGCCACCTTCCAGGTGGATGCCCCCTATGCTTACGGTCGGCTGTCTGTGGAGGGCGGCACCCATCGTCTGGTGAGGATTTCGCCCTTCGACAACCAGGGCAGGCGGCAGACTTCTTTCGCCGCCGTCGAGGTCATCCCCCGGGTGGAGCCAACCGACCACATCGACATCCCCGACTCGGATATCCGAGTGGACACCTACTGCTCTTCCGGTCCCGGCGGTCAGGGTGTCAACACGACCTATTCGGCCGTGCGCATTACCCATTTGCCGACCAACATCGTGGTCACCATGCAGGATGAGCGCAGCCAGATTCAGAACCGTGCGGCTGCTATGGCCGTTCTGCAGTCCCGGCTGCTGGTTCTGCGGCACGAAGAGGAGGCCAAGAAGAAGAAGGAGCTGGCCGGCGACATCAAGGCCAGCTGGGGTGATCAGATGCGCTCATACGTCCTGCATCCCTACCAGATGGTCAAGGATCTGCGCACCGGATACGAGACCTCTGATACCCAGGGCGTTTTTGACGGCAACATCGATGCCTTCATAGAGGCCGGCATCCGCTGGCGGCATCAGCAGCGGGTTCAGGCCCGTGAGGAGGAAGCCAGCAAATAA
- the ftsX gene encoding permease-like cell division protein FtsX yields MRLRFILSSTWDNLRRNGSMILSVMLVTFISFLFIGASGLMQAQISKAKGDWYDQVEVVVWLCPDGASQAASCATGKAPTNDEIVKLENTINTELRDSVAKITYQSREDFFKNTFLKQYPNGTYEGRTMTAADMQASLRLKLKDPTKYQVVSEVLSGRDGVEEVSDQRQIFDPVFKILNRATAVTLVLAVVMVIVAILLTGTTIRMSAASRRNETEIMRLVGASNWTIRLPFILEGVVASLLGSLLAVGALSAIVKLFITDWLARTVQWMPYVDQSTVLLMAPALILGAMLLSALASSISLRRYLRT; encoded by the coding sequence ATGAGACTGCGGTTCATCCTTTCCAGCACCTGGGACAACCTGCGGCGCAACGGTTCCATGATCCTCTCGGTCATGCTGGTCACGTTCATCTCCTTCCTCTTCATCGGCGCATCGGGACTCATGCAGGCCCAGATCAGCAAGGCCAAGGGGGACTGGTATGACCAAGTAGAGGTGGTGGTCTGGCTGTGCCCGGACGGCGCCAGCCAGGCGGCATCCTGCGCGACCGGCAAGGCGCCCACCAACGACGAGATCGTCAAGCTGGAGAACACCATCAATACTGAGCTGCGCGACTCTGTGGCAAAAATCACCTACCAGAGCCGGGAGGACTTTTTCAAGAACACCTTCCTCAAGCAGTACCCCAACGGCACATACGAGGGAAGGACCATGACCGCAGCGGACATGCAGGCCTCCCTGCGTCTCAAGCTCAAGGATCCAACCAAGTACCAGGTGGTCTCCGAGGTGCTGTCCGGACGCGACGGCGTAGAGGAGGTGTCCGACCAGCGTCAGATATTCGACCCGGTCTTCAAGATCCTCAACAGGGCTACGGCAGTCACCCTGGTCCTGGCCGTCGTCATGGTGATCGTGGCCATCCTGCTGACTGGCACCACCATCAGGATGAGTGCCGCCTCGCGTCGCAACGAGACCGAGATCATGAGACTGGTGGGAGCCTCCAACTGGACCATACGACTGCCCTTCATCCTGGAGGGCGTGGTGGCATCCTTGCTGGGATCTCTTCTGGCTGTCGGCGCTCTGAGCGCCATTGTCAAGCTTTTCATCACGGACTGGCTGGCCCGTACGGTCCAGTGGATGCCCTACGTGGATCAGTCCACGGTCCTGCTCATGGCCCCGGCGCTGATCCTGGGGGCCATGCTTCTGTCCGCATTGGCTTCTTCCATCTCCCTGCGGCGGTATTTGAGGACCTGA
- a CDS encoding amino acid ABC transporter ATP-binding protein: MDEDRQTRKKGQVNKNPAIVIRNVHKVFGDQHVLRGINLEVMPGTVTAVLGPSGSGKSTLLRLINQLETRTAGEIYVDGELTGYRKINTGKGSVLQTLDDKAIARQRSKIGMVFQRFNLFPHMTALENVMEAPVHVGRVPKADARQEAQAQLERVGLEDRMDYYPAQLSGGQQQRVAIARALAMHPDIMLFDEPTSALDPELVGEVLGVMRQVAQQGMTMVVVTHEMGFAREVAEQIVFMDQGVVVEQGCPDIIDHPHSERFAEFLHTVL, from the coding sequence ATGGACGAGGACAGGCAGACCAGGAAAAAAGGGCAAGTCAATAAGAATCCGGCTATCGTCATCAGGAATGTGCACAAGGTATTCGGCGACCAGCATGTACTGCGGGGGATCAACCTGGAAGTCATGCCCGGTACGGTAACGGCCGTCCTGGGGCCTTCCGGCTCAGGCAAGTCGACCCTGCTGCGGCTGATCAACCAGCTGGAGACCCGCACAGCCGGCGAAATCTATGTGGACGGCGAGCTGACCGGATACAGGAAAATCAATACCGGCAAAGGTTCTGTGCTGCAGACCCTGGATGACAAGGCTATTGCCAGGCAGCGATCCAAGATCGGCATGGTCTTCCAGCGTTTCAACCTCTTTCCCCACATGACTGCCTTGGAGAACGTCATGGAAGCGCCGGTCCATGTGGGCCGGGTTCCCAAGGCCGATGCCCGCCAGGAGGCTCAGGCCCAGCTGGAACGTGTAGGGCTGGAGGACAGGATGGACTATTATCCTGCCCAGCTCTCCGGCGGTCAGCAGCAACGTGTGGCTATCGCGCGAGCCCTGGCCATGCACCCCGACATCATGCTCTTCGACGAGCCCACCTCAGCCCTGGATCCTGAGCTGGTGGGAGAGGTTTTGGGGGTCATGAGGCAGGTTGCCCAACAGGGCATGACCATGGTGGTGGTCACCCATGAGATGGGCTTCGCCCGCGAGGTGGCCGAGCAGATCGTCTTCATGGATCAGGGAGTCGTGGTTGAGCAGGGATGCCCTGACATCATCGACCATCCGCACTCCGAGAGGTTCGCTGAATTCTTGCATACCGTACTCTAG
- a CDS encoding amino acid ABC transporter permease, translating to MHTKKGTDQIQIPGRIEARPVRKPGPIVAAVIVAVFVAMLIHGMVTNPNFDWPTVWKYLFNEHVLDGIKWTLLLTVYAMVLATILAIILAVMRKSSNPVLRWVSWFFIWFFRGTPVYTQLVFWGLLSVLIPKLAIGIPFGPEFWSIDTKTVLNATVATVLGLGLNEAAYLSEIVRAGIEAVDPGQEEAAKALGMPPSMIMRRIVLPQAMRIIVPPTGNETIGMLKTTSLALAVPFTLELQFATNAIANRIYKTIPLLIVACIWYLVITSVLMVIQAQLEKHYGKGFDSRPLAGSGAKDGKDGEDPQTRQETDKVNKVMMAGLNA from the coding sequence ATGCATACCAAGAAGGGGACGGACCAGATTCAGATCCCCGGCAGAATAGAGGCCAGGCCGGTGCGCAAGCCGGGGCCGATCGTGGCCGCCGTCATCGTGGCCGTTTTCGTGGCCATGCTGATCCATGGCATGGTGACCAATCCCAACTTTGATTGGCCCACGGTCTGGAAGTATCTCTTCAACGAGCATGTCCTGGACGGCATCAAGTGGACCCTTCTGCTGACCGTCTACGCCATGGTTCTGGCCACAATCCTGGCCATCATCCTGGCGGTCATGCGCAAGTCGTCCAATCCGGTCCTGCGTTGGGTCAGCTGGTTCTTCATCTGGTTCTTCCGCGGCACTCCTGTATATACCCAGCTGGTTTTCTGGGGCCTGCTCTCCGTGCTGATTCCCAAGCTGGCCATAGGCATCCCCTTCGGGCCGGAGTTCTGGAGCATCGACACCAAGACCGTGCTCAACGCCACCGTGGCGACGGTTCTGGGGCTTGGACTGAACGAGGCTGCCTACCTTTCCGAAATCGTCCGCGCCGGCATCGAGGCTGTGGACCCCGGCCAGGAGGAGGCCGCCAAGGCTCTGGGCATGCCGCCCTCCATGATCATGCGACGGATCGTCCTGCCTCAGGCCATGCGCATCATCGTGCCGCCTACCGGCAATGAAACCATCGGCATGTTGAAGACCACATCCCTGGCCCTTGCCGTGCCCTTCACCCTGGAGCTCCAGTTCGCCACCAACGCCATCGCCAACCGCATCTACAAGACCATCCCGCTGCTGATCGTGGCCTGCATCTGGTACCTGGTCATCACCTCCGTTCTGATGGTCATCCAGGCCCAGCTGGAGAAGCACTACGGCAAGGGCTTCGACTCGCGGCCCCTGGCCGGATCAGGGGCCAAGGACGGCAAGGATGGCGAGGACCCGCAGACCCGTCAGGAAACTGACAAGGTCAACAAGGTCATGATGGCCGGGCTGAACGCCTGA